The Vicinamibacterales bacterium genome has a segment encoding these proteins:
- a CDS encoding peptidase dimerization domain-containing protein, which produces MTRLISTLAFVLAAAAAPAFAQQTGGVRVEFQGPGGHSYGAYGRVSALHAAARAVILMQKALPAGSYQITNLTGGNSVNAIASDGLIELKLTAANAKAYDALVAAVTKAAADGAAEENAFRGVKAGDLTSGAPATIRAKVTRF; this is translated from the coding sequence ATGACACGCCTGATCTCCACGCTTGCGTTCGTCCTCGCCGCGGCCGCCGCGCCCGCCTTCGCCCAGCAGACCGGCGGAGTGCGAGTCGAGTTCCAGGGGCCGGGGGGCCACAGTTACGGCGCCTACGGCCGCGTCAGCGCCCTGCATGCCGCCGCCCGGGCCGTCATCCTGATGCAGAAAGCCCTGCCCGCCGGCAGCTACCAGATCACCAACCTGACCGGCGGGAACTCGGTCAATGCCATCGCGTCCGACGGCCTCATCGAACTGAAGCTGACCGCCGCCAATGCCAAGGCCTACGACGCGCTCGTGGCGGCCGTGACCAAGGCGGCCGCCGACGGCGCCGCCGAGGAGAATGCGTTTCGCGGCGTCAAGGCCGGGGATTTGACCAGCGGCGCCCCGGCCA